From the genome of Glycine soja cultivar W05 chromosome 14, ASM419377v2, whole genome shotgun sequence:
AAGTTTAGCTGTTGTAGGGACATGAACTGACAtgatagtttttttcttttggtcctTTGGATACCAAATTCTTCATAATAGAGGGTGATGCCGGGATGTCGTTGATACCGAGGGAGTGGAGCATGTCGTGGGTTTCCTTGTCGACCTCGATGTGGTTGGTGTTGATGGCGGAGACGTCAATCGGCCGGGGACGAAGTCCATGCGGCGCTTGCGCTCCTCCTCCTGGAGCTTGAGGGAGATGCCGTCGAGAACCCCGCGATCTTGTTCCTTAGCCTCTTCGACGGGATTATCGCCACTTCCTCCTGAAGCTTCTTGTTCGTGTGGAAGTGTGGAACTGAAAACTCAAGagactaaaattttatttgatttagggTTGCACCCATGTCAGCAACAGAAGTGGAAAAACAATGATTTAGAGTTAATATTTGGTATTTATTTCACTCATTTATAATGCACTTTGTTATATGAGCTTATTTGCTAAGTATAATATTTAGGGAATACTATCTGAAAAGCAAGTGACTTATTGACCGTGGTACTATGATAGTAATTGAGGTAAATAATAAGATCAATATAACTCAAagtttataaaactattttaaactctattttttttttctattcaaattaAGAAATCTTACAAAATTTATGCTAATTGCATAACATAAATTCAATTGgtaattaatttatatcaatCGCATCATTCCAACCGGGAAAAAGGGTTATAATCATTCGACCACAAACAAAGCTATACGGCAAAATAATACATAGGCAGACAAGTAATAAAGCATtggatataaaaataataatcaagcaGAGTAAAAGAATGAACCAAAATGTATGAAAGTTGTGAGATGGTGTTATATTCTTTGGTGTTGTGttacaaataatataattgataaaaggtaaataagacaaaaacatgtgattttttttaatcataaaattgaaatgaaatattttatttatgaatattttcatcaaaatatatgataatcaTAAACTCATTATGACTATTTAAACCTTACGTATTCAtcctttgatttcattttttatatttatttcttattaagCAGATAAAATTGAGTATTATAAAAAGCACGACGAAACAAGAAAAGATAATGGTAATTAAACAAATAGCAGAAAACttggaatttaatttttattaatcacTCTCCCGCAAAGAAGATGCTAGAGCACTAAGACAGTTTCCCTGTGGCTACGAATGCAATATAGCTAAGCAAACTTGTTTGGTGGTTAACAGCAGAAATTGCATGGTTAACAATATGTGCAGCACTCAATTCTGTCTCACATGACGATGGTTCATCACCAGCAATGGCGGCCAAATAGTTAGCCACTTTAAGATCTTGGCATTTCAACTTTTGCAAAGAATTCATAAAGCGTTCAACCGCATTTTCATAATAAAGTGCACAATTTGCAATGGCCGGAACATCTGTTGTGTTCGCCAATCCCTTTAGAAAATCTTCAGCTTTTTCTGTCTTATTCACGGCCAAGTTCAAGATTGCCTCCGAAAGTTGAAGAAGATTTTTTGCACCCAGGACTGTAGGATCTGCTCTTAGAATATTCGTGCATTCAATCTTCTTCTCTGGGTTTTCATTGCAAATCTGGCCAATTAGGTCGGAACCATCACCAAACACTGTAGCATTTGTTAACCAAGGAGACTGAGCAATGAGAAACAGGCAAAGGGAACACAATGCTAAAGAATTCATTTTGTGGTAGGGAGTTTTAATCAAAAGGCACTTGGTTCCAGATTGCAGTGGTGGGGGGTATAAAATAAGTCTCTCTTATACAGTCTTGTTGCTAACATTCCACTCTCATTAtattataatcattaaatttttaagattagaggatcaaaataatttattttaaaatcctttGATTTGGcttaaatcattaaaatatctatttttttgttttaattacaccgatatatttatcttttttataatattaaggcTTGATCGTAAAAAAAAGACTctcatttatcttattttactaAATTGATTTCCCTATTTTTAATTTACCATAAGAGCTCTTAAAATTCACTATCCGggttatcaaagaaaaaaaaaattaaatgttaaccATTAACTTATTTTAGGCATCTCTCATTCTCCTTGTTTAATTTGGTCTGTGCTGTTCATTCTGAGAATTAAGgattttgttaatataaatgttattttgGGTGGATGAAGTTTATATTTTGTGATtggagtaattatttttaagataattattagttACTTAATTACTACTATTAATTACTACTAATgaggataaattaaaaaaataataaatcattttagttattaataatgatattttttaaacacataaatatctcttaaatgattaattatatgtaaacatgtgataattaacattcaatttttcttattgatgataaattttgataaaaataaagagatttaataataattttttttaaaaaaaataagtgaatcGATTTaatgaaatgagaaaaataaaaatgcatttttttgtaATCAAGCCtactattaattatattttgaatatataaataaaatattgaagcaTTGATTACTTAGAAtccaaatatttattgttttctgatttaagtaattaaaatgacattttgATAGATGCTTGACtattaagaaaaagagagagaatatatttcactttttgaggttatctttttaaaaatattcttacttTATTCGTTAACATGATCCttaaataatgaatattttgtTACACTTTACTATATTTATAATATGCAAggaaatattcttaaaatattttttgaatctcgttaaataattcattttattttatatatttttagcaaGTTATCATCATAACTTTACTAATTACTTAcaagttataattatattttggtaTAATTCTTAGAATGATAAGATTATGGAACCCTGAAATAACACTTATGTTATCAACTTAATTACTTATACTCAAAATCTacagtaattaataaatatataatacctctttatattttttttaatatccattattaaGGTGGAAGTAAAAATTGGTGCCCAAAACAATGTAAATTAAGGTAGTAAtgaagtaattaaataaatgtgtCTTAGCAACAAGAGGATACCCTtaacaatgaaaaaaacaacatcaaaatTACTATGCGaatgttattaatttgtttttgttttttaatgtgttaaaaaatcatatacttGTCAGTAGTTCTACAGCAATTCgaatatttaataatcataacACGTTTCGTGTTAAGagttttattatgtattttagttagatgatgatgattcttaGAGTATGCTATCTCTAGGTGAGAGATGACTTTAAATcctttttggataaaaaattattttgagatgaGGAGAAACTTAAGATTAAGATGAGACACCCTTTACTAGTAGTCGAATCAAAgttattttaagatttattgAATTAACCTTAACTCTTGTTATAGATGACTCGAGTAAGTTTAAACTTTTTGGTGAAATTCCTATAAGGATTAAACCACTAAACCTTAAGCTTGAACAAGTTTACAAAAGTGAGAAGTGATCTGTTTTGTTTATTCAATTAGCCCCCAGTTAGTATTAAGTAAGGAACCTTAATTCTTGAACCTAATTAAGTGAGCGTTATGAGTCAAATATACCAAagtgagaatcatgaaactcattttttttttcttgaaccgTCTCATGTTTGAAAAAGAGTCAACCATGTAGTCAGTCGTGTTTTCTTGTGTATGTTTGTTCGTTTCAAATTGTCATCAATGTCTCCTATGAAATTGCCCTACTCCAAATAGTATATCATTCACATTCTATTGTTGTTGAGATGTCACTCTCATACAAAAACATAACTTATGAAATATTGTCATTGAGTAAACGAGGATTGCCAGATTTAGTTGCTAAGAACATATGAGTCTTGTGATAAAAACCACTACTTGGTATTGAGAACTAGATGTGTAATCTCTCTCTCATTGATCTTTTGGCAAAGTTTTAGGGAAGAAACTTCTTTTAAGGTGGTGGAAttgtaatatttcatttttcgtaaataaattaaaaagattttttagtgaaaaatataaataaatagagttttagaaaaatgatgagatttttataattaaataaataagaaaaaataattttattaattaaaataatgatttgagaaaaaataaaaaatgtattttatttattcattttatagagaataaaatagagtttctttttataaaataataaaaataggacCTCTGTCTATATGCTTGGTGTTATTGACCATGACGTGGTTGAGCTGAATAATATGCATAGGCAGGTATTGTATTATCTGTTTTACCTTCCCACCCTCTTTTGGCATAGCAGGTGCAACACATACATTGTGTATTGTTGTGCTTGTGTCTGGCATCAGCCTTTGGGCGTTTGCACTTTTGCGAGTACAAAGTGTTAATATGCGTCTTGCTTCTGTGTTTGTGTTCGTTTACAGATTTTTTGAATTAACttcactatttttattaatttggacAAGTTGGTGCTTTATTTCAGGTTATCCACACGGAAGCATATGTTGGTAAGCCAAAAGTGAAATCTGCCGCTGCTGCTTGTGGCTCGTAGGTTACTCTTTCACCAACTATTCATCACATCAATTTTTGTTGACAAACTGCAAATAAAATCCCAtgagaaattttctttttcaaatgttTGTTATTGTAATATTAGTATCATCATTTTTCTTGGAACTAAGATATTTTGAATATTAGGATCAACTCCACTATTCAAGTTGTGGAACATGAAGAAGCTTTGCAGACTTCCAACGCTTTGGAAATTCTCAGCAAGTATAATTTCTATTATAagattgatttttctttttgcttgaggCCTCTTTCTTCTATACTTAacctttttcatttcattttttatattaccactgaccattttttttataattatgtgaATTTGGTAGATATGATATAATAGTAGATGCAACAGATAATGCTCCTACCCGATACTTGATCAGTGATTGCTGTGTGGTTCTAGGAAAGGTAAATCTTAATGTTTTGATGTATGAACAGattgtgaccatttgaattaatgTTACATGGGCCTTTTCACTTGttgctttaattttttggtTCCTCCATGAATACACTTTCTAAGTCagcattattttttatgttttggttcATCAATGCATAAGATATCTACATTAATTCAACAAAAAGGAAGTTATGCGTGCTCCTATGTGCATGATGCCTATAAAATATTTCAGTGTGTATGTGCCATATGAGTTATCTCCAAAATCTTGGTGCAATTGCTCCCTGTAGACATcagttttttataaatttgaaaagttacaaTTATATGGATTTCTTATATTTCATTCAGTTAAACAATTTCGTTTTTGGTTcttatatttatcttattttttatacttatgtacatagtatgatttATGGGAAAACTTAAGTTACTAATGcaattttttacattaactGTTTTCCTGTGATGCAGCCTCTTGTATCAGGTGCTGCACTGGGATTGGAAGGGCAGGTATatgtctaattattttttttcccagCATTTAAGTTGAATAATGCTTCATAGAGCGACAAGTACTCCTGTGTGCTTGATTATATCACATAATTTGAGGATTAACTATGGAAACTTTTACTGCAGCTTACTGTCTACAATTACAATGGTGGTCCTTGCTATCGATGCCTCTTTCCAACTCCACCACCTAGAACAGCATGCCAAAGTTGTGCTGAGGGTGGAGTTCTAGGAGTAGGTAAAATTACTACTGTCTTTGTGAACTGCATCAGTTTTACTTCTCATTGCTAGTCTGCGAGACATTTACATAAGCATGAACAATGTGAACCATAAGACTAAATTCTTCTGCTCTCCTGTTTTCATTGTGAAGTTCAGTCATGGACTTTTAGTAATATGTACTATAACTATTAGTGACAACAAAAAATGAGTCTGATTGTTTGATTCCTTTTGCAAAACTGTCTCTACAAACGTGGAAATATCTATGTTTTAAGCAACCAAGTTTTACTCAAAAGGAGGTTTTTGTAAACTATAAGAAATTCTTAGTTTACTGGAGAGTGTACTCTTTAGTAAGACTTATTGGctaaaaattcaatttgtttGGAATGTTTTAAGTTGTTTCATTTATAATTCGTTTAGCTAAACTGTGATTACTGGATGCTGGACATTTTATCATTCGTGTCAGTTATTATGAATATTTATTGTTCAACTTGCATTACTTCTCACTAGTAcctttgtgtttttttgttctGCTATTGCTAGTTTTCTGTTTTTCTGACATTGGCTCTGATCATTTTCAGTTCCTGGTATAATTGGCTGTCTCCAAGCTCTTGAGGCTATTAAGATTGCAGCTTCTGTTGGTGAGCCACTCTCAGGAAGGATGCTTCTCTTGGATGCATTGTCTGGACGGATTCGTATTGTATGTTAAGAACTCCAAAATGTCTATTAGGATTTTACAAGTGGGGCATCACATAATTGTTTGAATGTTTAGGATTTCTTATAAATTAggattttatttcaataaactaTCTGGATGACAAGTTAGGGTTTTGTATCCTAGTGGGATTGGAACTATTAGGATAAAGGTTTTCCTACTTGAGGATACTCCTTAGAGGAATTGATTGACATTACTATTGAGTGATTCTCATATTCACACCAATTTTTCTGTTACTAATAATAATTGTCATGCAGACCAatcattttctttataattcTAATATCAAATTGCTTAACAAACTGGCTATCCCAAATTAAACGGAGACTTGTAATATATACAGTTCCAAATCATATTTGTAATTATGCTGtctcaaagtaaaaaaattatattatggtTTTTTGAGCATGATACCATAGCAAGATCTTATTTATTAGTTActgattatactttttttattgcaCAGGTCAAAATTAGAGGAAGGTCTATGCAGTGTGAAGCTTGTGGAGAAAATGCAACATTTACCCAACAGCAATTCCGAGAATTTGATTATGAGAAGTTCACTCAGACTCCCTTGCGTGTggtatgatttcttttttttcttgccTTTCACCTCCTTTGTATTTAGATGAAATTGTTTAAGGTTTAGTTGGGTATATTTTTCATTTGCACTTTGTATTGGATGAGATTGCTGGAGATAAAATTCCTCCCAAAAGACTACTAAATTGTCACCcagtatataatattttgagaTTTACCATGTCATTAATGCATTCCATTGCATTCATATGCAGCCTCCTTTGAAGTTAAATCTACTTCCCAGAGAATCAAGAATCAGCAGCAAGGAGTACAGTGAAGTAATTATTAAGAAGGGACCTCATGTGCTGGTTGATGTTAGACCAGCACACCATTTCAAGATTGCATCTCTACCAAAGTCTCTGAACATTCCACTCTCAACATTAGAGGCTAGGCTGCCTGAAGTATCATCAGCTTTGaagaaagaggaagaggaaaGTGGTGCAGTTTCTGGGTCAAGTGCACAATTGTATGTAGTATGTAGAAGGGGAAATGATTCTCAAAGGGCTGTTCAGTATCTTCACAAAATGGGTTTCACTTCTGCCAAGGATATTGTTGGTGGCTTAGAATCTTGGGCCCACAATGTGGACCATCAGTTCCCTACATATTAGCTGACACCTCTAGCTATGTTAAATATCACTTTCATTAAGTTGTTATACTgcttgtttaaaattatttctcttatTAGTGACGCTGCTTTCATTTTTCCATGTCTATTTACAACATTCACgtgactttattttttttagtcttaattcattttattcttgtttttctttgctTTGGGTAGAGTT
Proteins encoded in this window:
- the LOC114385205 gene encoding adenylyltransferase and sulfurtransferase MOCS3-like, coding for MLGVIDHDVVELNNMHRQVIHTEAYVGKPKVKSAAAACGSINSTIQVVEHEEALQTSNALEILSKYDIIVDATDNAPTRYLISDCCVVLGKPLVSGAALGLEGQLTVYNYNGGPCYRCLFPTPPPRTACQSCAEGGVLGVVPGIIGCLQALEAIKIAASVGEPLSGRMLLLDALSGRIRIVKIRGRSMQCEACGENATFTQQQFREFDYEKFTQTPLRVPPLKLNLLPRESRISSKEYSEVIIKKGPHVLVDVRPAHHFKIASLPKSLNIPLSTLEARLPEVSSALKKEEEESGAVSGSSAQLYVVCRRGNDSQRAVQYLHKMGFTSAKDIVGGLESWAHNVDHQFPTY